In Devosia beringensis, a single window of DNA contains:
- a CDS encoding (deoxy)nucleoside triphosphate pyrophosphohydrolase, which yields MSQSILLVVAGALVDADRRVLIAQRPEGKSMAGLWEFPGGKIEPGETPEAALIRELEEELGVTTHTACLAPVSFASHSYEKFHLLMPLYVCRKWQGIPAPREHIALKWVRPQALRDYAMPPADLPLIAALCDLL from the coding sequence ATGAGCCAGTCGATCCTTCTTGTCGTCGCCGGGGCGCTGGTCGATGCCGACCGCCGCGTGCTGATCGCGCAGCGGCCGGAAGGCAAGTCCATGGCCGGGCTGTGGGAATTTCCCGGCGGCAAGATCGAGCCGGGCGAAACGCCCGAGGCGGCGCTGATCCGCGAGCTTGAGGAAGAGCTGGGCGTCACCACGCACACCGCGTGCCTCGCGCCGGTAAGCTTTGCCAGCCACTCTTACGAGAAATTTCACCTGTTGATGCCACTCTATGTGTGCCGAAAGTGGCAGGGCATACCGGCGCCGCGGGAGCATATCGCACTCAAATGGGTGCGGCCGCAGGCGCTGCGCGACTATGCCATGCCGCCGGCAGACCTGCCATTGATCGCCGCCTTGTGCGATCTGCTCTAG
- a CDS encoding thermonuclease family protein, which translates to MRTTSLVQLAALAALSSVSTAALACPDLAMVPGGLVVQVTDGDTVVLDDGRVVRMIGTQAPKLPLGREGYESWPLAPEAKLALETILLNKPVQLGYGGERVDRYDRQLAHVFVDSADGPAWAQQAMVAQGLARVYSFPDNRQCLDLLFAAEGRARLSGLGIWRDPYYSVRAADVPGELLARAGHYELVEGRILLAEERGGRIYLNFGRFWKQDFTAVIEAPARRLFVAAGIDPMVLDGALVRIRGWVDDRDGPRIEITHPEQLEVLAIR; encoded by the coding sequence TTGCGCACCACCAGTCTTGTTCAACTCGCCGCACTGGCCGCGCTCTCGTCCGTCTCGACTGCGGCCCTGGCCTGCCCCGACCTGGCCATGGTGCCCGGCGGCCTGGTCGTGCAGGTCACCGACGGCGATACCGTGGTGCTCGATGACGGCCGCGTGGTGCGCATGATCGGCACCCAGGCGCCCAAACTGCCGCTGGGCCGCGAGGGCTATGAGAGCTGGCCACTGGCCCCAGAGGCCAAACTGGCGCTCGAGACCATATTGCTCAACAAGCCGGTCCAGCTCGGCTATGGCGGCGAACGGGTCGACCGCTACGACCGCCAGCTCGCCCATGTCTTTGTCGATTCCGCCGATGGCCCGGCCTGGGCGCAGCAGGCCATGGTCGCGCAGGGCCTGGCGCGGGTCTATTCCTTCCCCGACAATCGGCAATGTCTCGATTTATTGTTCGCCGCCGAAGGACGGGCGCGGCTCTCCGGCCTTGGCATCTGGCGTGATCCCTATTACAGCGTGCGTGCGGCGGACGTGCCGGGTGAATTGCTCGCCCGGGCCGGCCATTATGAACTTGTTGAAGGCAGGATCCTGCTGGCCGAGGAACGCGGCGGGCGGATCTATCTCAATTTCGGCCGGTTCTGGAAACAGGACTTCACCGCCGTGATCGAGGCGCCGGCCCGCCGGCTGTTTGTGGCGGCGGGCATCGACCCCATGGTGCTCGACGGCGCCTTGGTACGTATACGCGGATGGGTGGACGACCGGGATGGTCCACGCATCGAAATTACCCATCCCGAGCAGCTTGAGGTCTTGGCGATACGATGA
- a CDS encoding M48 family metalloprotease — MTGKGHIAQGLRIGVLATMLLALSACTTLTSSNIAVSQTGDRPAPAVVPEGTDPDDAVIGSREHPRIVAAYGGIYSDRPAEIMVARIVGRLLAAADQPNAQFQVTILDTSEVNAFALPGGYIYVTRGILALASDTSELAAVLAHEIAHVTLRHARARTDRTRTTAIVDRVITSVFGGDTSSDATASRTRESLAAFGQNQELEADREGIKYSGKAGYDPQAAARFLGVMSRFASFSAGSGQGTEGFLSSHPSTPARIQKAIDTASTMFGKAGLGEVDRDGYLDSIAGLTFGDSPSQGSIVGRRFLNPASKFTFTVPTGYTLQNSPSAVVGVAGDGEAVRFDSADVQPSMALADYLKSGWIAGLKTDSVTSDTRNGIEMASGLAQTDQWFFRVSVMRLDGQVYRFIFAAKADSPRFAQGADATLASFRRTTESDLSAIRKVAVRVVTAKAGDTADKLAAQMNALTRGTELFYIINDLYPGDPVQVGEQYKIVTLQ; from the coding sequence ATGACGGGCAAGGGGCATATCGCGCAGGGTTTGCGCATTGGCGTGCTGGCGACCATGTTGCTGGCCCTGTCGGCCTGCACGACGCTGACCAGTTCCAATATCGCGGTCAGCCAGACCGGCGACCGGCCGGCGCCGGCCGTGGTGCCCGAAGGCACCGATCCCGATGATGCGGTGATCGGCAGCCGTGAGCATCCGCGCATCGTCGCCGCCTATGGCGGCATCTATTCCGATCGTCCGGCCGAGATCATGGTGGCCCGCATTGTCGGCCGCCTGCTCGCCGCCGCCGACCAGCCCAATGCCCAGTTCCAGGTCACCATCCTCGACACCTCCGAGGTCAATGCCTTTGCCCTGCCCGGCGGCTATATCTATGTGACGCGCGGCATCCTGGCTCTGGCCAGCGACACCAGCGAACTGGCCGCCGTGCTGGCGCACGAGATCGCCCACGTCACCCTGCGCCATGCCCGGGCCCGCACCGACCGCACCCGCACCACCGCCATTGTCGATCGCGTCATCACCTCGGTCTTCGGCGGCGATACTTCGAGCGACGCCACGGCCAGCCGCACCCGCGAATCCCTGGCCGCCTTCGGGCAGAACCAGGAACTCGAAGCCGATCGCGAAGGCATCAAATATTCCGGCAAGGCCGGCTACGACCCCCAGGCGGCCGCGCGCTTCCTCGGCGTGATGAGCCGCTTTGCCAGTTTCTCGGCCGGCTCGGGCCAGGGCACGGAGGGGTTCCTGTCCTCCCATCCCTCCACCCCCGCGCGCATCCAGAAGGCCATCGACACGGCCAGCACCATGTTCGGCAAGGCCGGCCTGGGCGAGGTTGACCGCGACGGCTATCTGGACTCGATTGCCGGCCTTACCTTTGGCGACAGCCCCTCGCAGGGCTCCATTGTCGGCCGCCGCTTCCTCAATCCGGCCTCCAAATTCACCTTCACCGTGCCCACCGGCTATACGCTGCAGAATTCCCCCAGCGCCGTGGTCGGGGTGGCCGGCGATGGCGAAGCCGTGCGCTTTGACAGCGCCGACGTGCAGCCCAGCATGGCGCTGGCCGATTATCTCAAATCGGGCTGGATCGCCGGGCTCAAGACCGACAGCGTCACCAGCGACACCCGCAATGGCATCGAGATGGCCTCCGGCCTGGCCCAGACCGACCAGTGGTTCTTCCGTGTCTCGGTGATGCGGCTGGACGGCCAGGTCTATCGCTTCATCTTTGCCGCCAAGGCCGACAGTCCCCGCTTTGCCCAGGGCGCTGACGCCACGTTGGCCAGCTTCCGCCGCACCACCGAGAGCGACCTCTCCGCCATCCGCAAGGTGGCCGTCCGCGTCGTCACGGCCAAGGCCGGCGACACGGCCGACAAGCTGGCCGCCCAGATGAACGCGCTGACGCGCGGCACCGAGCTGTTTTACATCATCAACGACCTCTATCCCGGCGACCCGGTCCAGGTCGGCGAGCAGTACAAGATCGTCACGCTGCAATAG
- a CDS encoding Flp family type IVb pilin, translating into MTATKIGKFLVDESGATAVEYGLLAALIAVAIIGTFSVLGNSVQGLFNNGTAGTLDNQTAKIN; encoded by the coding sequence ATGACGGCCACGAAAATCGGTAAGTTTCTTGTCGATGAATCCGGCGCCACGGCCGTTGAATATGGCCTGCTGGCGGCGCTGATCGCCGTGGCCATCATCGGCACCTTCAGCGTGCTGGGCAACAGCGTGCAGGGCCTGTTCAACAATGGCACTGCCGGCACCCTGGACAACCAGACCGCCAAGATAAACTAA
- a CDS encoding GNAT family N-acetyltransferase, with product MGLPDAAVFERSGLAAWPGIEVDWDGGWVRRAAGGYTKRANSVQCLDPTDDGNVEARITAAVAWFTARDLPPVFRMTPLAGPDLAAALDRLGWRSIDASYQFAMALDPVEADPRGRIYDVRDPAFLAVQQRLAGYSDERLGKLDALLAAMTVEASGVVLQDDDGAPVATALMAIADGIVVTGNVVTDASRRRQGHAGAMMRTGHAWAHAAGARIAALNVQADNAGAQALYRGLGYARQYDYHYRVPGTP from the coding sequence ATGGGTCTGCCTGACGCGGCGGTTTTCGAGCGGTCCGGCCTTGCCGCCTGGCCCGGCATCGAGGTCGACTGGGATGGCGGCTGGGTGCGCCGGGCTGCCGGCGGCTATACCAAGCGAGCCAATTCCGTGCAGTGCCTCGACCCGACCGATGACGGCAATGTCGAGGCCCGGATTACTGCGGCCGTGGCCTGGTTTACCGCCCGCGACCTGCCCCCGGTCTTCCGCATGACGCCGCTGGCCGGCCCCGACCTCGCCGCGGCGCTGGACCGGCTGGGCTGGCGCAGCATCGACGCCAGCTACCAGTTTGCCATGGCGCTGGATCCGGTCGAGGCCGATCCGCGCGGGCGGATCTATGACGTGCGCGATCCGGCCTTTCTGGCGGTGCAGCAGCGCCTGGCCGGCTACAGCGACGAACGGCTCGGCAAGCTCGATGCGCTGCTGGCCGCCATGACGGTGGAGGCCTCCGGCGTGGTGCTGCAGGATGATGATGGCGCGCCGGTCGCCACCGCGCTGATGGCCATCGCCGATGGCATTGTCGTCACCGGCAATGTGGTGACCGATGCCAGCCGGCGCCGCCAGGGTCATGCCGGCGCCATGATGCGCACCGGCCATGCCTGGGCCCATGCAGCCGGGGCGCGGATTGCCGCGCTCAATGTGCAGGCCGACAATGCCGGCGCCCAGGCGCTCTATCGCGGGCTCGGCTATGCACGGCAATATGACTATCACTACCGGGTTCCGGGGACGCCATGA